One region of Halomicrobium sp. LC1Hm genomic DNA includes:
- a CDS encoding energy-coupling factor ABC transporter permease yields the protein MHIPDGFLDLWIAVVCAVLAGGTLVAAARRADGDLTDTTAPVLGIVAAGLFAAQLLNWPIPGGTSAHFVGGAFAAILLGPHLGALCVATVVTIQALVFGDGGLVVLGANVLNMAVVEVYVGYALYRLLAGHNEFVAAFVAGWLGITAGAVAAALQLGASSAFAYELVTTVSIMGVGHLLLGLIEGGITAVVYRYVADARPDLFPTATTTEVAA from the coding sequence ATGCATATTCCGGACGGATTCCTCGATCTGTGGATCGCCGTCGTCTGTGCCGTCCTCGCTGGCGGGACGCTCGTCGCCGCCGCACGGCGTGCCGACGGCGACCTCACGGACACCACTGCGCCGGTGCTCGGTATCGTCGCCGCCGGCCTGTTCGCTGCACAGCTGCTCAACTGGCCGATTCCCGGCGGTACCAGCGCTCACTTCGTCGGCGGCGCGTTCGCCGCGATCTTGCTCGGTCCCCATCTCGGTGCGCTCTGTGTCGCCACCGTCGTGACGATCCAGGCGCTCGTGTTCGGTGACGGGGGGCTCGTCGTCCTCGGCGCGAACGTCCTGAACATGGCCGTCGTCGAGGTGTACGTCGGCTACGCTCTCTACCGGCTGCTGGCCGGCCACAACGAGTTCGTGGCCGCCTTCGTCGCCGGCTGGCTGGGGATCACGGCCGGTGCCGTGGCCGCCGCGCTCCAGCTCGGTGCGTCCTCGGCGTTCGCCTACGAGCTGGTGACGACCGTCTCCATCATGGGGGTCGGTCATCTCCTTCTGGGGCTGATCGAGGGCGGGATCACGGCGGTCGTCTACCGCTACGTCGCCGACGCCCGGCCGGACCTGTTCCCGACCGCGACGACGACGGAGGTGGCCGCGTGA